A region from the Candidatus Binatia bacterium genome encodes:
- a CDS encoding 4Fe-4S dicluster domain-containing protein: MPRWGMVIDLDKCTGCQACTVACKVENNVPFAEPKEAAKGRVISWMEVMTTIEGEYPNVRTRYLPRPCMQCDNPPCTKVCPVRATYKNPEGLVAQIYPRCIGCRYCTNNCPYTVKYFNWYRPSWPPEMEQCLSPDVAIRPKGVVEKCTFCHHRLQRAREEARAESRELREGDYMPACVESCPSSAMYFGDLDDPSSTVARQAQSARAFRLMEELGTEPKVYYLREGEWYGGAKG, translated from the coding sequence ATGCCGCGTTGGGGAATGGTAATTGATCTGGACAAGTGTACGGGATGTCAGGCCTGCACGGTGGCGTGCAAGGTCGAAAACAACGTCCCCTTTGCCGAACCGAAAGAGGCGGCGAAGGGACGGGTGATCTCCTGGATGGAAGTGATGACCACCATCGAAGGAGAGTACCCCAATGTGCGCACCCGCTATCTGCCGCGGCCCTGCATGCAGTGCGACAATCCCCCGTGCACCAAAGTGTGCCCCGTCCGGGCCACGTACAAGAACCCCGAAGGGTTGGTCGCGCAGATCTATCCACGCTGTATCGGGTGCCGCTATTGCACCAACAACTGTCCGTACACGGTGAAGTACTTCAACTGGTACCGGCCGTCGTGGCCGCCGGAGATGGAACAGTGCCTAAGCCCCGACGTGGCGATCCGCCCGAAAGGCGTGGTGGAAAAGTGCACGTTCTGTCACCACCGGCTGCAGCGGGCGCGAGAAGAGGCGCGTGCCGAGAGCAGAGAGCTGCGAGAAGGGGACTATATGCCGGCCTGTGTTGAGAGCTGTCCCAGTTCAGCGATGTATTTCGGCGACTTGGACGATCCGAGCAGCACGGTTGCGCGTCAGGCGCAGAGTGCCCGCGCCTTCCGGCTCATGGAAGAGCTGGGCACGGAACCGAAAGTGTACTACCTGCGGGAAGGGGAATGGTATGGCGGCGCCAAAGGTTAA